In a genomic window of Suricata suricatta isolate VVHF042 chromosome 12, meerkat_22Aug2017_6uvM2_HiC, whole genome shotgun sequence:
- the UPF1 gene encoding regulator of nonsense transcripts 1: AGAGAAAGQLDAQVGGPEGILQNGAVDDSVAKTSQLLAELNFEEDEEDTYYTKDLPVHACSYCGIHDPACVVYCNTSKKWFCNGRGNTSGSHIVNHLVRAKCKEVTLHKDGPLGETVLECYNCGCRNVFLLGFIPAKADSVVVLLCRQPCASQSSLKDINWDSSQWQPLIQDRCFLSWLVKIPSEQEQLRARQITAQQINKLEELWKENPSATLEDLEKPGVDEEPQHVLLRYEDAYQYQNIFGPLVKLEADYDKKLKESQTQDNITVRWDLGLNKKRIAYFTLPKTDSDMRLMQGDEICLRYKGDLAPLWKGIGHVIKVPDNYGDEIAIELRSSVGAPVEVTHNFQVDFVWKSTSFDRMQSALKTFAVDETSVSGYIYHKLLGHEVEDVIIKCQLPKRFTAQGLPDLNHSQVYAVKTVLQRPLSLIQGPPGTGKTVTSATIVYHLARQGNGPVLVCAPSNIAVDQLTEKIHQTGLKVVRLCAKSREAIDSPVSFLALHNQIRNMDSMPELQKLQQLKDETGELSSADEKRYRALKRTAERELLMNADVICCTCVGAGDPRLAKMQFRSILIDESTQATEPECMVPVVLGAKQLILVGDHCQLGPVVMCKKAAKAGLSQSLFERLVVLGIRPIRLQVQYRMHPALSAFPSNIFYEGSLQNGVTAADRVKKGFDFQWPQPDKPMFFYVTQGQEEIASSGTSYLNRTEAANVEKITTKLLKAGAKPDQIGIITPYEGQRSYLVQYMQFSGSLHTKLYQEVEIASVDAFQGREKDFIILSCVRANEHQGIGFLNDPRRLNVALTRARYGVIIVGNPKALSKQPLWNHLLNYYKEQKVLVEGPLNNLRESLMQFSKPRKLVNTINPGARFMTTAMYDAREAIIPGSVYDRSSQGRPSNMYFQTHDQIGMISAGPSHVAAMNIPIPFNLVMPPMPPPGYFGQANGPAAGRGTPKGKTGRGGRQKNRFGLPGPSQTNLPNSQASQDVASQPFSQGALTQGYISMSQPSQMSQPGLSQPELSQDSYLGDEFKSQIDVALSQDSTYQGERAYQHGGVTGLSQY, encoded by the exons GTCGGAGGACCGGAGGGCATTCTGCAGAATGGTGCTGTGGATGACAGCGTGGCCAAGACCAGCCAGTTGTTGGCCGAGTTGAACTTCGAGGAAGATGAAGAGGACACCTATTACACGAAGGATCTCCCTGTGCATGCCTGCAG ttaCTGCGGAATACACGATCCTGCTTGCGTGGTTTACTGTAATACCAGCAAGAAGTGGTTCTGTAATGGACGTGGAAATACTTCTGGCAG CCACATTGTAAATCACCTCGTGAGGGCAAAATGCAAAGAGGTGACTCTGCACAAGGATGGGCCCCTGGGGGAGACAGTTCTGGAGTGTTACAACTGTGGCTGCCGCAATGTCTTCCTCCTCGGCTTCATCCCCGCCAAAGCGGACTCCGTGGTAGTGCTGCTGTGCAG GCAGCCCTGCGCCAGTCAGAGCAGCCTCAAGGACATCAACTGGGATAGCTCCCAGTGGCAGCCCCTGATCCAGGACCGCTGCTTCCTCTCTTGGCTGGTCAAGATCCCTTCTGAGCAGGAGCAGCTGCGGGCTCGGCAGATCACCGCTCAGCAGATCAACAAGCTGGAGGAGCTCTGGAAG GAGAATCCTTCTGCCACCTTGGAGGATCTGGAGAAGCCCGGTGTGGACGAGGAGCCGCAGCACGTCCTCTTGCGGTACGAGGACGCCTACCAGTACCAGAACATATTTGGCCCTCTGGTCAAGCTGGAGGCCGACTACGATAAGAAACTGAAAGAGTCCCAG ACTCAAGATAACATCACGGTCAGGTGGGACCTGGGCCTTAACAAGAAGAGAATCGCCTACTTCACTTTGCCCAAGACTGACTCTG ACATGCGGCTCATGCAGGGCGATGAGATATGTCTGAGATACAAAGGGGATCTGGCACCCCTGTGGAAAGGGATCGGCCACGTCATCAAGGTCCCTGATA ATTATGGCGATGAGATCGCCATTGAGCTTCGGAGCAGTGTGGGCGCCCCTGTGGAGGTGACTCATAATTTCCAGGTGGATTTCGTATGGAAGTCAACCTCGTTTGATAG GATGCAGAGTGCTTTGAAAACGTTTGCTGTGGATGAGACCTCCGTGTCGGGCTACATCTACCACAAACTGCTCGGCCACGAGGTAGAGGATGTGATCATCAAGTGCCAGCTGCCGAAACGCTTCACGGCCCAGGGGCTCCCAGACCTCAACCACTCTCAG GTTTACGCCGTGAAGACTGTGCTGCAGAGACCACTGAGCCTGATTCAGGGTCCACCAGGCACGGGGAAGACTGTGACCTCTGCCACCATCGTCTACCACCTGGCTCGGCAGGGCAATGG GCCTGTGCTTGTCTGCGCTCCGAGCAACATAGCCGTGGATCAGCTGACTGAGAAGATCCACCAGACTGGGCTGAAAGTCGTGCGGCTCTGCGCCAAGAGCCGCGAGGCCATTGACTCCCCCGTGTCGTTCCTGGCCCTGCACAACCAGATCAGGAACATGGATAG CATGCCGGAGCTACAGAAGCTGCAGCAGCTGAAGGACGAGACTGGGGAGCTGTCCTCTGCCGATGAGAAGCGGTACCGGGCCCTGAAGCGCACCGCCGAGCGGGAGCTGCTCATG AATGCAGATGTCATCTGCTGCACATGCGTGGGGGCAGGGGACCCGAGGCTCGCCAAGATGCAGTTCCGCTCCATCCTAATTGACGAGAGCACCCAGGCTACTGAACCAGAGTGCATGGTCCCTGTGGTTCTTGGAGCCAAGCAG CTCATCCTTGTGGGTGACCACTGCCAGCTGGGCCCTGTGGTGATGTGCAAGAAGGCCGCCAAGGCTGGACTGTCCCAGTCGCTCTTTGAACGGCTGGTAGTGCTGGGCATCCGTCCCATCCGCCTCCAGGTCCAGTATCGGATGCACCCTGCGCTCAGCGCCTTCCCGTCCAACATCTTCTACGAGGGCTCTCTTCAGAACGGCGTCACCGCAG CGGATCGAGTGAAGAAAGGGTTTGACTTCCAGTGGCCCCAACCTGATAAGCCAATGTTCTTCTACGTGACCCAGGGCCAAGAGGAGATTGCCAGCTCAGGCACCTCCTACCTGAACAG GACGGAAGCTGCAAATGTGGAGAAGATCACCACGAAGCTGTTAAAGGCGGGTGCCAAGCCTGACCAGATCGGCATCATCACACCTTACGAGGGCCAGCGCTCCTACCTGGTGCAGTACATGCAGTTCAGCGGCTCCCTGCACACCAAGCTTTACCAG GAGGTGGAGATTGCCAGTGTGGACGCATTCCAGGGGCGAGAGAAGGACTTCATCATCCTTTCCTGTGTGCGAGCCAACGAGCACCAAGGCATTGGGTTTTTAAATGACCCCAGGCGGCTTAATGTGGCCCTGACCAGAGCAAG GTATGGGGTCATTATTGTGGGCAACCCAAAGGCCCTGTCCAAGCAGCCGCTCTGGAACCACCTACTGAACTACTACAAGGAGCAGAAGGTGCTGGTGGAGGGGCCCCTGAACAACCTTCGGGAGAGCCTCATGCAGTTCAGCAAGCCCAGGAAGCTGGTCAACACCATCAACCCG GGAGCCCGCTTCATGACAACAGCCATGTATGATGCTCGGGAGGCCATTATCCCAGGATCAGTCTATGATCGGAGTAGCCAGG GCCGGCCCTCAAACATGTACTTCCAGACCCACGACCAGATCGGCATGATCAGTGCAGGCCCTAGCCACGTGGCTGCCATGAACATTCCCATCCCTTTCAACCTGGTCATGCCACCTATGCCACCACCAGGGTATTTTGGACAAGCCAATGGGCCAGCCGCAG GCCGGGGTACCCCAAAAGGCAAGACTGGTCGTGGAGGGCGCCAGAAGAACCGCTTTGGGCTCCCTGGGCCCAGCCAGACGAATCTCCCCAATAGCCAGGCCAGCCAGGATGTGGCATCACAGCCCTTCTCCCAGGGCGCCCTGACTCAGGGCTACATCTCCATGAGCCAGCCCTCCCAGATGAGCCAGCCCGGCCTCTCACAGCCCGAGCTGTCGCAG gacaGTTACCTTGGCGATGAGTTTAAGTCACAGATTGATGTGGCGCTGTCACAAGACTCCACATACCAAGGGGAGCGCGCGTACCAGCACGGCGGAGTGACGGGGCTGTCCCAGTACTAG
- the GDF1 gene encoding embryonic growth/differentiation factor 1: MPSPCCRPGRRVLFLLLALLLPSPPPARAPVPPGPAATLLQALGLPDAHRGAPTPRPVPPIMWRLFRHRDPQEARVGQRRMPQGTTLRPCHMEELGVAGNIVRHISDRGAPTRPPGPVWALGQCPEWTVVFDLSAVEPAERPSRARLEMRFAAVEEPDGWELSVTEAAEGEGAVAGPVLLRQAVPNLTVPVRAELLGAAWARNASTPXXXXXXXXXXXXXXXXXXXXAEASLLLVTLDPRLCHPLARPRREAEPAVGGGPGGACRTRRLYVSFREVGWHRWVIAPRGFLANYCQGQCSLPAALSGPGGTPPLNHAVLRALMHSAAPGAAGLPCCVPARLSPISVLFFDNSDNVVLRHYEDMVVDECGCR; the protein is encoded by the exons ATGCCATCGCCCTGCTGCCGTCCTGGTCGCCgtgtccttttcctcctcctggcCCTGCTGCTGCCCTCGCCGCCCCCAGCCCGCGCCCCAGTGCCCCCGGGCCCCGCCGCCACCCTGCTCCAGGCTCTCGGGCTGCCTGACGCGCACCGGGGCGCACCCACGCCCCGGCCAGTACCCCCCATCATGTGGCGCCTCTTCCGCCACCGGGACCCCCAGGAGGCCAGGGTGGGCCAGCGGCGGATGCCCCAGGGGACCACCCTGAGACCGTGCCACATGGAGGAACTGGGGGTCGCCGGAAACATCGTGCGCCACATCTCGGACCGCG GTGCGCCCACCCGTCCCCCGGGGCCCGTCTGGGCTTTGGGGCAGTGCCCTGAGTGGACCGTCGTCTTCGATTTGTCAGCCGTGGAACCTGCCGAGCGCCCGAGCCGGGCCCGCCTGGAGATGCGCTTTGCGGCAGTGGAGGAGCCTGACGGCTGGGAGCTGAGCGTAACTGAGGCGGCCGAGGGCGAGGGCGCGGTGGCTGGGCCCGTGCTGCTCCGCCAGGCGGTGCCCAACCTGACAGTGCCGGTGCGCGCGGAGCTGCTGGGCGCCGCCTGGGCCCGCAATGCCTCGACGCC NNNNNNNNNNNNNNNNNNNNNNNNNNNNNNNNNNNNNNNNNNNNNNNNNNNNNNNNNNNTCGCCGAGGCCTCGCTGCTGCTGGTGACACTTGACCCACGCCTGTGCCACCCACTGGCCCGGCCGAGGCGCGAAGCCGAGCCCGCGGTGGGCGGTGGCCCTGGAGGCGCGTGTCGCACGAGGCGGCTCTATGTGAGCTTCCGCGAGGTGGGCTGGCACCGATGGGTCATTGCGCCGCGCGGCTTCCTGGCCAACTACTGCCAGGGCCAGTGCTCGCTGCCCGCAGCACTGTCCGGACCCGGGGGGACGCCCCCGCTCAACCACGCCGTGCTGCGCGCGCTCATGCACTCGGCCGCCCCGGGTGCCGCCGGCCTGCCCTGCTGCGTGCCTGCGCGCCTGTCGCCCATCTCTGTACTCTTCTTTGACAACAGCGACAATGTGGTTCTGCGGCACTACGAGGACATGGTGGTGGATGAGTGTGGCTGTCGCTGA